The Cytobacillus oceanisediminis genomic interval CATGTTCTAAAATTCAGCTGCTGATTAAGTGGGTAGCTTGGATCATCAAGAAGATGCTTATTATAGGCCTGCTGAAATAGCGGACAGCAGAGCCATCCAATTTCAATTCTGTTGCTTCTCATAAACTGTTTTCATCACCTACTCTGGCATATTTTTGCTATTAGTCAGCATACTAGGTATAGCTCAACCTATTCATTTACTTTTTCTAGAGCCTTAAACTTTAATTTACTTCAGTGGGGGATTTTCATGTTTTGGAAAAAGGAAAAAAAGCAGACACTTCAAAAAGGACAGCAAAATCTCTCACTGGGACTATTAAAGGAGATTCTAGCCAATCTGGAAGACGCTGAGATTGTTGAGAGGCAAAAACCAGAAGGCCAATGTTTCACCTTCATTTACATAAGAACTTTGATAGATCAGGAAAGAATGAATGAAGCTTTATTCGAACCAGTGCTCCATTGTACAAATGAGTCAATCCAAGATTGTATTTCAACTTCTAAGGCAGAAGAAATATTCACTTTGGGGGAAGCTGAAAAACAATTATTGGCTGGGTCCGTTATTATTTTTGATTCGCTTAAGAAACAATGGTGGAGTGTCCTTCTTACAAATAATCTGGGACGCTCTATTGAAACTTCTGACACGGAAACAATATTATATGGGGCGAAAGACAGCTTTAGCGAGCAGCTGGATACGAATATTACCCTTATTCGCAGAAGGCTTCCGGTTACTGAATTAAAGTCGGAAAAGTTAAAGGTAGGTTCGTTAAGTGAAACGACGGTTGTCCTCATGTATATGGAGGGCGTAACAAATCCCGAGTTTGTATCGATTGCCAAGGAAAAAATTAATAAAATCGATTTCGATCTTTTTTTTGATTCTTCACAGATTGCTGCTTTTATGGAGGATCATCAGAACAGTATATTTCCACAGTTCCAGCAGACCGACCGGCCGGATGTCTGTGCTTATTCTTTAGGAATTGGCAAGCTGATTATTCTTGTCGATAATACTCCTTTCGTGTTGATTGGCCCAGTTACATTCTTTCATCTGTTCCAATCACCGGAGGACTATATTAACCGCTGGCCTGTCGCCAGTTTCTTACGCTTAATCCGTTATATCAGCTTTATTTTATCGATAACACTTATCCCGCTCTATGTAGCACTGACTACCCATCACTATCAAATGCTGCCCCTGCAAATTCTATTTGTTTTAGTAGAATCCAGAAGTAAATTGCCGTTTACTCCATTTTGGGAAGCATTGCTCATGCTGATTATTCTCGAAATTATCAAAGAAGCCAGCTTGCGGATGCCGACTAAATCCAGTCAGACACTTGGCGTAATCGGAGGAATTGTCATTGGACAGGCGGCCGTAGAGGCTGGCTTTGCCAGCAAAGTACTGATTGTGCTGGTAGGTGTATCAGCAATTGCCTCCTTCCTAGTCCCTAATTATCTCGTGACAAAAGCGAACACGATGATTCAATTTGTATTTTTGCTCCTCTCTTCATTTCTCGGAGTATTTGGAATAGTCCTGGGGATGATCATCATTTTGGCACATCTGAACAGTCTTACATCACTTAGACAGCCCTATTTTGCCCCAGTGGCTCCTTTATACTGGAAAGATTGGATTGACCTATTTATTCGTGGCCCTTTAACAAAAATGAAAACCAGGCCCGACCATTTGCACCCTTTCCAGAAATGGCGTTACAGCAAAAGGAGATGATCTAATGACTTCTATTTCTATAGAAAATAACACGTCTTCCTTTAATGGCATTTATGTGTTTTTTATCGCGAATCGGCTTCAGCTGCTTTATTTTTTATATGTAATGCCAACTGTTTTAACCCACCCATATATGATATGGGGTATTATTTTGGTGGGCATATTCTCTCAATTAAATTTAATCCTATTATCAAAATGGTTATCATCAGAGCATGCTTCAAAAGGGTATCCAGGTTTTGTACATCTATTCGGACAATGGATGATGCGTGTTTTTGCAGCAGTCGGCATCGTTGTGATTGGAATTAAAGTAACGGTTGTCACATTAGGATACGTTGAAATTATTCATCAGTTTGTGTTTCCCTCTATGAATCCAAATTGGCTGATTGTATTTATCATGGCAGTTTGCTGCTATACAGCATCACTGGGAATGGGTAATGCCATTCGTTTTTCCGTAATCGCCTTTCTCTGTTCCATATGGATGATCTTGCTTTTTTATACTTTTTTCATGCCGCCCATTGCTTCACTTCCCGACCTATATCCTTTAATTCCTGAAGATTGGTCAAATATTTCCTGGAAGGGCTTGCTGCTCATATGGTCATCTTTGTCCGGTCCGGAATATATCGTTTGTATCGCTCATTTACTGAACCCAAGAGGCAGCTTTCTTAAATATTTTACATTTGCCAATACATTATCAGTATTAGAATACCTGGTTTTATTTATAGCCTCTCTATTCTTTTTTGGATCCAAGTTCTTAAGCTTAAGCAAATTTCCTATTGTTACGATGGCTAGATATCTTCAATCTCCAATATTTGAAAGAGTTGATATCATTTTGATATGTTTGAATATCTTCAACTTAGTGTTTGGGGTTTCAATCTTTTTGCTATGTTTCTATGGCGCTCTCCGCATTTTAGGGAAAAAGCTGCAAACCAATCATTCCAAATGGGGAATTCAAATCATCTGCATCATCGCCTCAGTATGGCTAATTGCTGCAAACAAATGGATCTGGAGAGAAGAACATCAAAGCTTATTGCTTAATCTTGAAATATGGGGCAGTTCCCTTACGTACCTTCTGGTCCCCTTATTCCTTCTTATTTTCAGCAGAAAAAAGAGGGGCTTATAGAATATGGCATATTTAAAAAAGTCTATATGGATGACTATAGTATACTGTGTGATCTTGATCACTGGATGTGCTCCTTATCTGGAAAATAACGAAATTGAAGAAATTGCTCCAGTGATTTTTTGGT includes:
- a CDS encoding spore germination protein is translated as MFWKKEKKQTLQKGQQNLSLGLLKEILANLEDAEIVERQKPEGQCFTFIYIRTLIDQERMNEALFEPVLHCTNESIQDCISTSKAEEIFTLGEAEKQLLAGSVIIFDSLKKQWWSVLLTNNLGRSIETSDTETILYGAKDSFSEQLDTNITLIRRRLPVTELKSEKLKVGSLSETTVVLMYMEGVTNPEFVSIAKEKINKIDFDLFFDSSQIAAFMEDHQNSIFPQFQQTDRPDVCAYSLGIGKLIILVDNTPFVLIGPVTFFHLFQSPEDYINRWPVASFLRLIRYISFILSITLIPLYVALTTHHYQMLPLQILFVLVESRSKLPFTPFWEALLMLIILEIIKEASLRMPTKSSQTLGVIGGIVIGQAAVEAGFASKVLIVLVGVSAIASFLVPNYLVTKANTMIQFVFLLLSSFLGVFGIVLGMIIILAHLNSLTSLRQPYFAPVAPLYWKDWIDLFIRGPLTKMKTRPDHLHPFQKWRYSKRR
- a CDS encoding GerAB/ArcD/ProY family transporter, with translation MTSISIENNTSSFNGIYVFFIANRLQLLYFLYVMPTVLTHPYMIWGIILVGIFSQLNLILLSKWLSSEHASKGYPGFVHLFGQWMMRVFAAVGIVVIGIKVTVVTLGYVEIIHQFVFPSMNPNWLIVFIMAVCCYTASLGMGNAIRFSVIAFLCSIWMILLFYTFFMPPIASLPDLYPLIPEDWSNISWKGLLLIWSSLSGPEYIVCIAHLLNPRGSFLKYFTFANTLSVLEYLVLFIASLFFFGSKFLSLSKFPIVTMARYLQSPIFERVDIILICLNIFNLVFGVSIFLLCFYGALRILGKKLQTNHSKWGIQIICIIASVWLIAANKWIWREEHQSLLLNLEIWGSSLTYLLVPLFLLIFSRKKRGL